The Hordeum vulgare subsp. vulgare chromosome 7H, MorexV3_pseudomolecules_assembly, whole genome shotgun sequence DNA window TTTGCCGCAGCGTGCGGCGTTCTCAGCCGCTGCATCAAGGCGGCGGAGGCGCGGCCGACGGCCACGGTGGTCCTCCCCCTCATGCCCGGAGCGGAAGTGCCCGCGCAAGACGCGCACGCGGCGGGTCCTGCGCCGGCGAACGCGCAGATGACCATCTTCTACGGCGGCCGGGTGCTGGTACTCGACGAGGTCCCGGCTGACAAGGCGACCGAGCTGCTCCGTGTCGCTGCCGCAGCAGGTACCGCGCTAGGGGACGGCGACCTGCCCATGGCGAGGAAGGCCTCGCTGCAGCGGTTCATGGAGAAGCGCAAGGGGAGGCTCGCCGCGCGCGCCGTCCCCTACAGCCGGCCCGACGGCGACGCCTTCTCCTGTAGCCGTCTCACGCTTACGCTCTGATTCGTGTTCATGCGTAAAGGCTCGCCAGGTCTTCATGCTTAGCTGTTTTATTGGGCTCACCAATAAAACTTTATACTGCAAATACATATGACCATTGACATCAGCTACTTGTTACGATCCCACTACACACAGATCACAGGAACTACTCTGACAATGTGTCCAGGAACAGATTTCTCAATCTCCAGCAACAGATTTCTCTAGCAGCGTGCACGTCAGGCTTGGACTGCATTGTCTATGCTGCATAAGTGTCGCTTGGAACAGGTTCTGCATAAGTGTACAAGGAAGGGGTTAACAACTTACAGAACCATACCCGACACGGGAAAGGACATGTGGTAGCATGAATAGTTTGGGGGTTATCGATAACAAGGGACATGAGGCTTATGCTTCGTACAGTGGGTTAGCACAATATATAATTTAGCAGTACTAGACAGGGTCACAACCCGGCATGTCCGAACATGACATCATCGATCATTCTCGTCACAAGGAGATCCTTTTTTCACAGTCACTTTTACTTGTGACAGATTCTTCCCTATTCCCGCAAGTTAGCTAAGCAAACATAGGCATGTATAACACATGACCAATACACATCTGCATATCTTTCGTGTTTTGTAGAGACCAAATATTATTTAGTAATCACACATCCATCATCATCAATGAGCAAATTCATTCAATGCAACATAAcatatttaaaaatatatatatatagcaaggAATAATGATATCAAGTGTTGAGGATACTTGCCTTGGGCACGTAGAAAGGTTGGTTCCCTCCCCAACTTTGTAAATAATATATCCCCAAATATTTTATCCCAATTTTTTGCCAAATAAAATTttgataaaaataaaaatttctaTTATGTTAGGTCTTTTAATAATTTTTGAACCTTATATGTTCACGTTTTCAAAAATGcttccctccatatagaaaatttTGGAATACATTGTGGCTTTTGAAAATATTTCTTAATACATTCATTTATCTTTTAAAATTTAGTAGGAAATATTTTGATAATAAAATTTCCTCAAATAATTCTCTTAATGGTATTTTTAAACTCTGAATTGTTTGTGTTGCACTAGaaatattttaaataatttttctaaATTTCCACAAAAATTATGTGGAAACCTCTGATGTTTACAGATCACTTTTATATAAAAACCAATTATGTTtttttcttgaaaaatttgagcaATGCGTCCGGTTTTCAATTCTGCCCTATCTAGAGAATTGAACTACAACCCCATTCTACGTTGCTTGAACAAATCTGGAAATTCCATATCATAGTTCTTTTgtataaaaccttcaatacagaAGCTCGGTCCCATTTGAGCATGCAAGTTTATCAAATAATTCCTCCAAGGTTTGGATTAGAACTGAATTTCAGTGAAACTTGCGCTTGCAACGTATTTATTTTCCCAAACCAGGCCTATTATTCCTTCTTGCATGCAATGAAGCATCATCCTGCCAGTTCCCATATTCAACAAACATTCCTAGaaccatttcatcaaacacctcatgtgcatagtagGTTCTCGCAATCCTTGTGAACCTACATTCTCCACTCGCTCCTCCTTCTAAGGCAACATGTCCATCGTCCCTTATATACAATCACCAACACGCTAATTTCCATATGCAACAAATTCCCCTAGGTTTCTTTGGCATTTTGTTGATCACCCTGACCACATGAGTAGAGCATCAGCAGAACACCCATTTGGCACGCCCTGGCACCGCTCTCGCACATCGCCTCCATTGCCTCCCCTATTATGTGCTCCAACTCCTCCTACTTCGACAACAAGCACCGCGTCTTGCCGACACTCTCATTTGGCCCCAAGTGTTGGACAACGTTGCCCTGCACCGTTGCCCGTCCCTGTTGTTATGGATACGACACCGCCCTAGCCAACTATCACCTCTCCAAGACGACCAACATGCTTGAAGAATAACTGCTTACCACCTACCTTTCCATCGGCCCTCTACTACCTCCCCTGCTATGCACTCCACCTCCTTATACTTCGAGAGCAAGCACCGCTTCTTGCCGACACTCTGATTTTGCTCCAAGTGTTAGCCAACGCCGCCCTGCACCGTTGCCTGTCGTTGTCATTACGGGTATGATATCTCCCTAGCCAACTGTCACTTCTACGAGCCAACCAACATGCTTGGAGAATAACTGATGACCACCTACCTCTCCACCGGCCTCCACTACCTCGTCACCGACCACTGTTGCCATCAATGGCCGCCGCCAAATCGGTTAAGACAATCCCCTAACAAACCGCCTCTATGGGGCTATAAAAGCCACCCCCAGTCTCTCCCCGATCTTCAGcgccactcctctctcctctgaaAGCCACCCAGAATAGCCAATTGACTCACTATGGTCTTCTTCTTCGACTCTGGCAGCCagggccgccgccgccacctctcggaTGATTCCGAGCCAGGCGAAGCTCTCTTACCCAAATTTCTTGCACCAATGGATCCAGAGAACCACCTCACTTCGACCCCGCACTCTAATTCCACATGAAATCTACCATAAGCAAAGGCCCTCTTTTGATCAAGGTCATATTTCATCGGCATTAGAGCCCCCGGATCTCCCACGCTCTCCGGTGACCAAGCCCTACCTTAGGATGAGCGACACGAATCCTTGAGCACCACAGTGTGCTCACTTTTCGGAGACGTGCCTTTAATCACCAGTGAGGATTGTCGAAAGCCTCGTCTCCACACAGCCCGAGGAGGGAGCCGTCCAGTTTGACTGGAGTCAAACCTGGCAAATGGGTTTCACTTGTCGGGATTTTAATCTTATTCCCTTTTTATGCTTTATACGTCTTCTGTTACGAAACACGTATTTCATCGAAAACGTTTTCTGTATTAACTGTCAAGGACCTAGAAATAGTGATTTTTATTACAAAAAGGTTCCCGATATTTAAACCTCAACAACTTCTTATTTCTGTTAGGAATTAGCTAATACGTTAATTAAGGGATAATCCCTGCTATGTCGGTTGCCTTAATTTGACAACTGCTCCTTGTAAACCGCCTTTGTACCAGGGGTATAAATACCCACATCTTCAATCAATGAGAACACTGTTCCATTATTTTATTTCCTTCTCTCGTTTTTACACTTTACACGTTATCAACACTTGCTTTACCGACAGAGACAAGAGAAAAAGGCCGACAGAGAAGAGGAAAAGGTAAGAACATGGCAAGAGAGAGCCTCCCATCCCTTGATTTTGCCTTCGCTCGCTACATCCAGCGGGAAAGCCGTCGCCGTCGCTTTCCTCGCACTCATCACCAAGCTGCACGACGCCATCATGGACTTGGTGTCACGATTGGCCGTTTTTTCGCCAGGAACCACCGGCAGAACCGCCACCGTGGCTATGCCCGGCGAGGCAACCACCCACTACGTGGGCAAGCACCGACGGTGCACCGGGCTGGATCCTCCGCTCCGACCCCTGATGCAAATGAAGACATACCTGCGATACACCAGGCCGGGCCTTCGGCTCCTGCGGTCGCCGGCGACTACATCGTACCGGCCGCTCCGCCATCCGCCTTGAACATCCCTCCTATGGATTGGCTTCTTGCAGGACCATCAGCGCCGTTCCTCGGAGAAGAAGAGATGTTCCCTTGCGAACTCGCGCCGCCACCTCTACCCCCGTACTGCATGCAACACGAGTTCGGACCGTGCCCAGCGCGTACGGGCGCACCACCGCGGCTTACGTCGCCGACGCCATCAGACGAACTGCCGGAGCACCTCTTCCCCCCAGGATATGGCCCCGTCTCGGATCAACCGTCCTCGACGCCGGCAGCGGCGGAAACAGGCGGTTACCCCGCTGTTCCCGATCTAAACGGTGCCATCaagatggaagaagaaggagagggccaGGGCTCGTCGTCGACGCCGCCTCCACCATCACCCGCGACTCCGCCCCCGCCTCCagcaccacccctccctcccacgccTCCACCAGAGGCGCGCCGCATCCTGCGGCAGTTCGCCGCGGCCATGGCGCAGAACCGCACTGCAGTCCGGGGCGTGTGGTCGCCGACGGCCCTCGGCCTCACCGGCGCCCCCGGGGCGAGCAGCAGCGGCGGTGGCCGTGTGGCGGCGCGGGGAGCACCCCGCCTCCCTTGAAGAAGCAGGCATGGGGAGAGGAGGCTGGCGTGGTGAGGTGCTAAGCACCAGATCGAGCACAGGATGGGAACGGGAGAAACGACGTTGTGGGGAAACCCTGATGCGTGGCTGCTCTCTCCTCCCTTATCTACTCGTGTGGTGCATGGGCTTACTAAACCAGGCCACGTTTCTTTCCTCTCCAAAAGGCCTACAAACCACGTTTCCTCTCCAAAAAGGCCTACAGGCCAGGAAATTCCACCACGTACACTACCTAAATAAATTAACTATTAGTGTGTTGTGTTTAATCATAGTACTACTATGGTGCAACTACTATATTGCACTGCAGATTGTTCCTTTTATTTGAGTGTGATATCTTATGGTATTAAGAACCTCTGCTCATCATATTCACTCAGTATTGTATTGTACGTTTGAATACTTAGATTGTATATGGTCTAAAATAAAGTCTCAGGCTATGTGTACATATTTTATATGATTGCCTcaacatttttcattttttagaaTATGTAGTTCTCAACTACAACATTTTTTTTACAATTCAAATTTTGGGATCACAAGGTAGATGAGGCATCTACTGCACTTTGCAGATTATCCTCATCGCTGAAAGATCTACTTTTTGCCTCCATTCTTTTGGCAAAATGACTATCTTCGAGTGCTCTCCCGAATATGCGAATTGATGTGACTACCTCGAATTTTTGCAAATCACAAGGTAATTGTGTGATCTACTCCATAATTTGCAGATTATTCACTCCTGCTGAGAGGTCTACATCTAGTCTTTTGACAAGATGACTACCTTCAAagtgtttttgaaaaatatagtATGACACAAGGTAATGGACATATGAACATCTACTAGTCAAAACCACACTATGTTTTCCACTACTGTGAGATCTACACCCCAACGGTGACTATCTTCAAAGTGTCATATACATAAAATGAGGTCTACACATACAAGTTTAAAGCATCAGCTATACTTGAAAATTTTGCTTTCCCAAAGCATTTGTTGTACCTTATATTTTACTCTGATAGTAAAACTAAAATTATGCATGATAATACCATGTAGGAAATGGCTAGCGTCATGCATCGTGAATTTCATGAACTTGAACTAGATGGTAGTAACTATTTACCATTGGCTATGGATGCAAAGATAGCCCTTGAAAGTCGTAAACTCAGTTCCACTATCATCACACCCATTGAAGGCGCCGGAGAAATCCCCACGGCAGCCAAATATAGAGCTTTAAGTTTCTTAAGGCACCATCTCCATCCGGACTTAAAGTCGGAATATTTGATGGAAGAAGATCCACTAGCTTTGTGGAACTCTCTCAAGGAGAGATATGACCAACAAAGAGCAGTTATGTtgctggaagcacaaagagaatggTCCCTCATAAGGTTCCAAGATTTCAAATCTGTGGCAGCATATAACTCTGCAGTTCACAAGGTTAACTCAAAACTAAGGTTTTGCAATCAAGCAATTTACAAAGAAGATCTTATTGAGAAAACCTTGTGCACTTTCCACCCCTCGATGAGAGTACCACAACAGCAGTACCGTCAACGAAAATATAAAAAGTATTCTAAGCTCATATACACTTTACTTCAGGCTGAGAAACATGATGAACTTCTCACGAAGAATCATCAGACACGTCCAACGGGCTCAATGCCACTCCCTGAAGCACATGCTAACACTCTGTTTACTAAAAAGTATGGGGGGCAACAAAAAgaatttcaagaaattcaatggAAAGTGGAAAAGGAACAACAAGCAGAAAATCTTTGGTCAATCTAAAGGTAAATGTCACTTCAAGAAAAAAGACCGAAACACCAACTCCGAGATTTGTCAAAGGTGTGGATGTACTAACCATCGTACTAGAAAATGCCGAACTCCCAAGCATCTAGCGGATTTATACATCAAATCCACTCGGAAAGGCAAACAAGTTCATGGAAAAGCCGAAGCTCAATTAAACGCcttacaacaagaagaaaaccttGAAGCTAGCACTTCTCAAAGCGCTCCTAAGGAAACAAGGCAGAAGGATGAAGATCTTCTTGATGTTGACAACATGATGGTGGAATACACCCATGACGCATATGGAGATCTTATAAAATCTCCACGTCACTCATTTGATGTTATCAGCTATTTCCAAACTCTAACTAAGAGAAAAGGGAATATCATGACCATTGCCGGTCGCGATGCGTCGATTATTGGTTCAGGACGAGCCACACTCGTTCTACCTATGGGTACTACAATTATAACTGAGGATGCACTATTGTATCCTGAATCTACACGCACTCTTCTAAGTTTCAAAGTCCTCAGATCAAATAACTTCCATTTGGAAACAATATCTGAAAATAATTCTGAACATTTGCTTTTAACAAAGAGTAATGGGTGTGAGAAACAAATTCTTGAGAAATTCCCCTCACTTTCATCTGGATTATATTACAGTTATATAAAGCCCGTATCAcatgttgcgtacaaaataatttttcaagaccttgataaattcaagacttggcatgatcgcctaggtcatcctggcatagggatgatgagaaaaattattgacaattctattggtcacagccTTCCAACTAAAAAATTCCcaaaatcatcagattttgtATGCACCGCATGTGCAACTGGAAAATTAATTATAAAACCATATTATCTTAAATTTAAAAATGAGTCATTAAATTTTCTTGAACAcattcaaggagatatatgtggtccaattCAACCACTATCAGGAGCCTTTAGGTATTTCATGGTACTCATAGATGCATCTACTAGATGGTCACATGTGTGTCTATTGTCCACACGAAATCATGCTTTTGCCAAGATAATTGCTCAAAATATCAAATTAAGAGCAAATCATCCTGAAAATAGGATAAAAACAATTCGAATGGATAATGCCGCTGAATTTTCTTTACATGCACTCAATGACTATTGCATGGCTATGGTCATTCATTTAGAACATTATGTGCCTTATGTTcatactcaaaatggtttggctgaatcTCTCCTCAAAAGAGTAAAATTAATTGCTCGACCACTATTACAGAATTGTAAATAACAGCATCTTGTTGGGCACATGCGGTATTACACGCCGCAGATCTGATACAAATCAGACCAACTACATATCATACAACCTCCCCGGTGCAACTAGTACGTGGCACtcagccaagtatttcccatctgggAAAATTGGATTGCGCAGTATACGTACCGATATGACCATCGCAGCGTACATACATGGGCCCCCACACAAAACTAGGAATCTATGTGCGTTATAATTCTCCGTCaataataaaatatcttgaaCCTCTTACAGGGGACCTGTTTACTGCCCGTTACGTTGATTCTATTTTTGATGAGGACCATTTCCCGACATTAGGGGGAGAATCAAACCAAAAAGAATGCCAGGAAATAGATTGGAATGTAACAGGCATtcagtccttagatccacgtacTAAAGAATCTAAAACTGAAGTTTAGAGGATCATAGGTTTGCAACATATTACAAATAATCCGCTAGATGCATTTACTGACCATAAAGGTGTCACTAAATCACATATTGCCGCTGTTAATGCACCCGAACGAGTGGAGGTATCAACTAAAACCACTCAAACCCCAAATGAGagtaagagggggagaaatctggttagtcggaatatagcttctcaaaagcctccgcggaaacagaggaaatcaaatcctctacCAGTAAATGCAATTCAACCTCAGGTTGAAGGACACCATCCATATGCTCAACATCTTGAACCTAGCATAAATGCGCATAAAAACATAATAGCCCGGACATCGAAACACCATGATTCTATTATTGTGGGAAATCACATAGAGTCTGAAGGTATAAAAGAAATTTCCATAAACTATACAGAATCAGGAGAATCATATaatagagagactacaattgtcgacatatatttcgccTCTGAAATTGCTGAAACCCTTCAACTGGATCCAGAACCAAAGACCGTCAGGGAGTGGCTCAAGCGCCCTGATTGGCCTAAATGGACGGAAGCAATTGAGGCAGAACTGCGCTCGCTCAACAAAAGAGAGGTATTTTcctcagtaatacctactcctcacgaTGTCTTCCCTgttggagcaaaatgggtttttgttcgaaaaaggaatgaaaacaatgaggtggtgagatacaaagcgaggcttgtagcacaagggttcacgcagagacccggcATCGATTACGGTGATACATACTCTCCTGTTATGAGTGGAATAACGTTTCGATACTTAATATCTTTGGCAGTACAAATGAATTTATCTATGCAGTTGATGGATGTAGTGACAACATACTTATATGGGTCACTTAAATCAGACATATATATGAAGGTCCCTGAAGGACTTAAAATGCCGAATCCAAAAGCAAATCGCAACGCATATTGTGTAAAATTTCAAAAGTCACtatatggcttaaaacagtcaggtagaatgtggtataaccTACTCAGTGAGTTCCTTATTCAAAAAGGCTACTCAAATAATGAAGATTGCCCTTGTGTATTTATAAAGAAATCCTCAAATGGATTTTGCATCATCTCAGTGTACGTTGATGACCTCAATATCATTGGGAGTACACCTGATATAGAAGAAGCACACAATCATCTAATggcggaatttgagatgaaagatttgggaAAGTCCAAATTCTGGTTAGGCTTACAGCTTGAGCATCTTCCCTCAGGAATTTTAGTATACCAACCTGCTTATATTCAAaaggttttggaaaaatttaatatggataaatcatatccaaccaaaacacccatggtTGTAAGATCCCTTGGTATGAATAAAGATCCTTTTAGACCTCGGGATGATGACGAACAGATATTAGGACCCGAGTTCCGGTATCTTAGTGCCATTGGTGCGCTAATGTACCTTGCAAATTGCACCAggcctgatattgcatttgcggTAAATTTACTAGCTAGAGATAGCGCTGCTCCAACAAAACGTCATTGTACGGGAGTAaagaatatccttagatatttacATGGCACAAGAGATCTTGGCTTATTCTATCAGAAAAACCAAGATATGACTATGGTAGGATATACTGACGCTGGCTATCTATCTGATCCTCACAATGCAAGGTCACAAACAGGTTtcgtattcttatatggtggaactGCTTTTTCATGGAAGTCAACAAACCAGACTCTCGTAGCAACTTCCACTAATCATTCTGAAAttattgcattatttgaagcatctaaagaatgtgtatggcttcgtaGGATGATTAACCATATTCAAACTTCATGTGGTGTTGGTTCATTAGGATCACCAACTATTATATATGAAGATAATGCAGCCTGCattgctcaaatgcaaatgggtTATGTGAAAAGTAATATCACAAAACACATTTCTCCTAAGTTATTCTCTCCTCATGCATTACAAAAGGATGGAGAAATTGATATTTTGCAAACCAAATCATGTGACAATCTAGCAGATTCGTTCACAAAGTCTTTACCAAATTCAACATTCTAGAAATatattcatggaattggtatgagacgtTTTCGAGATTTGCAAATTTCAGGGGGAGAAACTCCTAGAATCATAATCTATTAATTATCAGCAGATAATAATTATTGTACTCTTTTCCTTGATGTGTTTTGCATCAGTTTTCTCAtaaaaaggtttttaatgaggcaatatatTATCAAAAATCATATGCcatactttctatttttcctATTGGGTTTTTATAGAAAGTATttaagacatattaattgttctctaaactcacaactgatttttctccttcttcaaaggttttctcgattgagttatcaagagacattaatcattatatgttgcacTATTTTCTCCTTATTGTTTTCCCAccgggtttaaaggagttttagcaacatatctacacaattcttctcatatttttcccacagggtttttggaggagactttAAAGATTACACAAGATTTCTcgagatgaagatgatgaacatTCTCAAAGGGAAAAACATACAAGGAGTATTATTTATCAAGATGATGTACATTTACAAAGACAAGCattgattagggggagtgttaggaaTTAATTAAATACGTTAGTTAAGGAATAATCCCTGCTATGTCGGTTGCCTTAATTTAACAACTGCTCCTTGTAAACCGCATTTGTATGAGGGGTATAAATACCCACATCTTCAATCAATGAGAACACTGTTCCATCATTTTATTTCCTTCTCTCGTTTTTACACTTTACACGTTATCAACACTTGCTTTACCGACAGAGACAAGAGAAAAAGGCCGACAGAGAAGAGGAAAAGGTAAGAACATGGCAGGAGAGAGCCTCCCATCCCTTGCTTTTCCCTTCGCTCGCTACATCCAGCGGGAAAGCCGTTGCCGTCGCTTTCCTCGCACTCATCACCAGGCTGCACGACGCCATCATGGACTTGGTGTCACGATTGGCCGTTTTTTCGCCAGGAACCAACGGCAGAAACGCCGCCGTGGCTATGCCCGGCGAGGCAACCACCCACTACATGGGCAAGCACCGACGGTGCACCGGGCTGGATCCTCCGCTCCGACCCCTGATGCAAATGAAGACATACCTGCAATACATCAGGTCGGGCCTTCGGCTCCGGCGGTCGCCGGCGACTACATCGTACCGGCCACTTCGCCATCCGCCTTGAACATCCCTCCTATGGATTGGCTTCTTGCAGGACCATCAGCGCCGTTCCTCGGAGAAGAAGAGATGTTCCCTTGCGAACTCGCGCCGCCACCTCTACCCCCGTACTGCATGCAACATGAGTTCGGACCGTGCCCAGCGCGTACGGGCCCACCACCGAGGCTTACGTCGCCGATGCCATTAGACGAACTGTCCGAGCACCTCTTCCCCCCAGGATATGGCCCCGTCTCGGATCTGCCGTCAACGACGCCGGCAGCAGCGAAAACACGCGGTTACCCCGCTGTTCCCGATCTAAACGCTGCCATCaagatggaagaagaaggagagagccAGGGCTCGTTGTCGACGCCGCCTCCACCATCACCGGCGACTCCGCCCCCGCCTCCagcaccacccctccctcccacgccTCCACCAGAGGCGCGCCGCATCCTGCGGCAGTTCGCCGTGGCCATGGCGCAGAACCGCGCTGCAGTCCGGGGCGTGTGGTCGCCGACGGCCCTCGGCCTCACCGGCGCCCCCGGGGCGAGCAGCAGCGGCGGTGGCCGTGTGGCGGCGCGGGGAGCACCCCGCCTCCCTTGAAGAAGCAGGCATGGGGAGAGGAGGGCTGGCGTGGTGAGGTGCTAAGCACCAGATCGAGCACAGAATGGGAACGGGAGAAGCGACGCTGTGGAGAAACCCTGATGCGTGGCTGCTCTCTCCTCCCTTATCTACTCGTGTGGTGCATGGGCTTACCAAACCAGGCCATGTTTCTTTCCTCTCCAAAAGGCCTACAAGCCGCGTTTCCTCGCCAAAAAGGCCTAGAGGCCAGGAAATTTCACCACGTACACTACCTAAATAAATTGACTATTAGTGTGTTGTGTTTAATCATAGTACTACTATGCTGTAACTACTATATTGCACTGCAGATTGTTCCGTCTATTTGAGTGTGATATCTTATTGTATTAAGAACCTCTGTTTATCATATTCACTCAGTATTGTATTGTATGTTTGAATACTTAGATTGTATATCGTTTAAAATAAAATCTCAGACTATGTGTACATATTCTATATGATTGCCTcagcattttttattttttttagaatATGTAGTTCTCAACTACAACATTTTTTAATCTATATGATTGCCTCGAGCACATCAATTTCAAACTATGTGTACATATTCTATATGATTGCCCCATCAATTTCTAATCTCTCTTCCTACCGCCGAATTAACAACCGAACGTGCGCCGCGGGAGGGGAGCACGTCGAAATCATCTTGCTGTCGACCAGCACGTGTTCTTCGTGCGAGAGACGGCCAGAAAGAATCAAAGAAACACCCCACGTCCACACATTTGACGGCAACAGCCCACAGGAAACTTGCGATTCTTATATAAATCAGACCCATCTCACCATTCCACTCCATCAATTTCCTTCCTCCAAGTCTCCAGCCAACACGCGATCAACTAGGCAACTAGCAGAGGCAGAGACTACAGGGGGTTCGACGGCATACAGTCGATGGATCGAGCGGCAAGAATGGCGGCGTCAGGGAGCTCTCAGAGCCGACGGTTTGCCGCAGCGTGCGGCGTTCTCAGCCGCTGCATCAAGGCGGCCGAGGCGCGGCCGACGGCCACGGTGGTCCTCCCCCTCATGCCCGGAGCGGAAGTGCCCGCGCAAGACGCGCACGCAGCGGGTCCTGCGCCGGCGAACGCGCAGATGACCATCTTCTACGGCGGAAAGGTGCTGGTGCTCGACGAGGTGCCAGCCGACAGGGCGGCCGAGCTGCTCCGTGTCGCTGCTGCCTCAGGCACAGCGCGAGGGAGCTGCGAGGCGGCGGATGGCGACCTTCCCATGGCGAGGAAGGCCTCGCTGCAGCGGTTCATGGAGAAGCGCAAGGGGAGGCTCGCCGCGCGCGCCGTCCCCTACAGCCGGCCCGACGGCGACGCCTTCTCCTGTAGCCGTCTCACGCTTACGCTCTGATTCGTGTTCATGCGTAGAGGCTCACCAGGTGTTCATGCTTAGCTGTTTTATTGGGGCTCACCAATAAAACTTTATACTGCAAATACATATGACGATTGACATCAACTACTATGTACTTGTTACGATCCCACATTCCCACTACACACAGATCACAGGAACTACTCTGATAATGTGTCCAGGAACAGATTTCTCAATCTCCAGCAACAGATTTCTCTAGCAGGGTGCACGTCAGGCTTGGGCTGCATGGTCTCTTCTTCAGCAGTATCGCTTGGAATACGTTCAATTTCGTTAGA harbors:
- the LOC123410700 gene encoding protein TIFY 11e-like; amino-acid sequence: MAASRSAQSRRFAAACGVLSRCIKAAEARPTATVVLPLMPGAEVPAQDAHAAGPAPANAQMTIFYGGRVLVLDEVPADKATELLRVAAAAGTALGDGDLPMARKASLQRFMEKRKGRLAARAVPYSRPDGDAFSCSRLTLTL
- the LOC123411892 gene encoding protein TIFY 11e-like, encoding MDRAARMAASGSSQSRRFAAACGVLSRCIKAAEARPTATVVLPLMPGAEVPAQDAHAAGPAPANAQMTIFYGGKVLVLDEVPADRAAELLRVAAASGTARGSCEAADGDLPMARKASLQRFMEKRKGRLAARAVPYSRPDGDAFSCSRLTLTL